In Polaribacter sp. L3A8, a genomic segment contains:
- a CDS encoding 2Fe-2S iron-sulfur cluster-binding protein produces the protein MQDINIKITDRNGVTHDVVAPTDMAMNLMEVVRSYELAEEGTIGICGGMAMCASCQCYVNSDNKLPEMTDDEDAMLAEAFNVEDNSRLGCQIQMTPEMEGLEVTLAPEI, from the coding sequence ATGCAAGACATCAATATAAAAATAACTGATAGAAATGGTGTAACGCATGATGTGGTTGCGCCTACGGATATGGCAATGAATCTTATGGAAGTTGTTCGTTCTTACGAATTAGCAGAAGAAGGAACTATTGGTATTTGTGGCGGAATGGCGATGTGTGCTTCTTGTCAATGTTATGTGAATTCGGATAATAAATTACCAGAAATGACAGATGATGAAGACGCTATGTTAGCAGAAGCATTTAATGTAGAAGACAATAGTAGATTAGGTTGTCAGATACAAATGACTCCAGAGATGGAAGGATTGGAAGTAACTTTAGCGCCAGAAATTTAA
- a CDS encoding HEPN domain-containing protein, which translates to MQSFRTEIENQVVEKDIIELADKIAKFNNLEIDEEKFRSLRLARGVYGQRQEGVQMIRIKLPYGKVMSNQLRRISEVSDEYSRGRLHITTRQDIQIHYVDLQRTPELWAELEKDEVTLREACGNVVRNVTASETAGIDVNEPFDVSPYADALYKFFLRNPICQEMGRKFKVSFSSTDEDTGLSYLHDLGFIAKKENGVRGFKVMVAGGLGSQPRHAETLYEFLAADKIIPVMEGVLRVFDRYGERKSRAKARMKFLLKDIGLEAFKELVEQEQKAIELKTVAIDADSYVASTPVSVEAPKVEVKNQEAFDLWKSTNIIPQKQAGYVAIGIKVLLGDFYTDKARLLADLVDTYAAGEIRLTLRQNIVIPFVKEDLVPLFYQELEKLGFVEAGYNKAIDITACPGTDTCNLGIASSTGIAAELEKVIAAEYPQYLKNEDLVIKISGCMNACGQHNMANIGFQGMTVRTPDKLVAPALQVLLGGGNLGNGNALFADKVVKVPSKRGPEALRRIFNDFEANANGKSFVEYYKVTGERYFYDLLNDLQDVTNLTQEDFIDWGEADKYVKEIGIGECAGVVIDLIATLFLESDEKIDNAKEAFENKVYSGAIYYAYQSIVNSAKASLLAADKKTNTHAGIISQFDEEFISSEKIDLGSSFAELIYQINKFAPTEEFAKKYINDANTFLQKVRAFRKAETAIA; encoded by the coding sequence ATGCAAAGTTTTAGAACAGAAATAGAAAATCAAGTTGTAGAGAAAGATATTATTGAATTAGCAGATAAAATTGCGAAATTTAATAATCTAGAAATAGATGAAGAAAAATTTAGAAGTTTACGTTTAGCAAGAGGTGTTTACGGTCAGCGTCAAGAAGGCGTGCAAATGATTCGTATTAAATTGCCTTATGGTAAAGTAATGAGTAATCAACTACGAAGAATTTCTGAAGTTTCTGATGAGTACTCTAGAGGAAGATTGCATATAACAACACGTCAAGATATTCAGATTCACTATGTAGATTTACAAAGAACGCCAGAATTATGGGCAGAATTAGAAAAAGATGAGGTTACGTTGCGTGAGGCTTGTGGTAATGTTGTTAGAAATGTAACAGCATCAGAAACTGCAGGTATAGATGTAAACGAACCTTTTGATGTTTCTCCGTATGCAGATGCTTTGTATAAATTCTTTTTACGTAACCCTATTTGTCAAGAAATGGGACGTAAATTTAAAGTTTCTTTTTCTTCTACAGATGAAGATACAGGTTTATCTTATTTACATGATTTAGGTTTTATAGCTAAAAAAGAAAACGGTGTAAGAGGTTTTAAAGTGATGGTTGCTGGAGGATTAGGTTCTCAGCCAAGACACGCAGAAACTTTGTATGAGTTTTTAGCTGCCGATAAAATTATTCCAGTAATGGAAGGTGTTTTAAGAGTTTTTGATCGTTATGGTGAGCGTAAAAGTAGGGCTAAAGCTAGAATGAAATTCTTATTAAAAGACATCGGTTTAGAAGCTTTTAAAGAATTAGTTGAACAAGAACAAAAAGCAATTGAGTTAAAAACAGTTGCAATTGATGCTGATAGTTATGTGGCTTCAACACCGGTTTCTGTGGAAGCTCCAAAAGTTGAGGTTAAAAATCAAGAAGCATTTGATTTATGGAAATCAACCAACATTATTCCGCAGAAGCAAGCAGGATATGTTGCAATTGGAATTAAAGTTTTATTAGGAGATTTTTATACAGATAAAGCACGTTTATTAGCAGATTTAGTTGATACATATGCCGCTGGAGAAATTCGTTTAACCTTGCGTCAGAATATTGTAATTCCTTTTGTAAAAGAAGATTTAGTTCCTTTATTTTATCAAGAATTAGAAAAATTAGGTTTTGTAGAAGCAGGTTATAATAAAGCGATAGATATTACTGCATGTCCAGGAACCGATACTTGTAATTTAGGTATTGCAAGTAGTACTGGTATTGCAGCAGAATTAGAAAAAGTAATTGCAGCAGAATATCCTCAGTACTTAAAAAACGAAGATCTTGTAATTAAGATTAGTGGTTGTATGAATGCTTGTGGACAACACAATATGGCAAACATCGGTTTTCAGGGAATGACAGTTAGAACACCAGATAAATTAGTAGCGCCAGCGTTACAAGTTTTATTAGGTGGAGGAAACTTAGGAAACGGAAATGCATTGTTTGCAGATAAAGTAGTAAAAGTACCAAGTAAAAGAGGGCCAGAGGCATTGCGTAGAATTTTTAATGATTTTGAAGCGAATGCTAATGGAAAATCATTTGTAGAGTATTATAAAGTAACAGGAGAACGTTATTTTTATGATTTATTAAATGATTTACAAGACGTTACTAATTTAACTCAAGAAGATTTTATCGATTGGGGAGAAGCAGATAAATATGTAAAAGAAATAGGTATTGGAGAGTGTGCAGGTGTTGTTATCGATTTAATTGCTACTTTATTTTTAGAAAGTGATGAGAAAATAGACAATGCTAAAGAAGCTTTTGAAAACAAAGTATATTCTGGGGCTATTTATTATGCGTATCAGTCTATTGTAAATTCTGCTAAAGCATCATTATTAGCGGCAGATAAGAAAACAAATACACACGCAGGTATTATATCTCAATTTGATGAGGAGTTTATTTCATCAGAAAAAATAGATTTAGGGTCTTCTTTTGCTGAATTGATATATCAAATTAATAAATTTGCTCCAACAGAAGAATTTGCAAAGAAGTATATAAATGATGCAAATACTTTTTTACAAAAAGTAAGAGCTTTTAGAAAAGCTGAAACAGCAATTGCATAA
- a CDS encoding DUF2061 domain-containing protein: protein MILDQIIFSKKAQSKGFEKDKTSEKPLRSVLKALSWRVVGTLDTLIVSYVLTGEIALATSIASVDFVTKLILYFFHERIWNKIKWGK, encoded by the coding sequence ATGATTTTAGACCAAATCATTTTTAGCAAAAAAGCACAGAGTAAAGGTTTTGAGAAAGATAAAACTTCCGAAAAACCTTTACGAAGTGTGCTAAAGGCATTAAGTTGGAGAGTTGTTGGAACGTTAGATACTTTAATAGTGTCTTATGTGTTAACAGGAGAAATTGCTCTGGCAACTTCAATAGCATCAGTAGATTTTGTAACAAAACTAATTTTATATTTCTTTCACGAAAGGATATGGAACAAAATAAAATGGGGAAAATAA
- a CDS encoding HPP family protein — translation MIKEKVKRSIRITKYVVYKETSLNYREGFWSFIGAFFGIGLIAFIQSFYLSDIENVFLIGSFGASCVLIYGAEQSPLAQPRNLIGGHVLSAIVGVTVYNLVPNIIWIAAPLAVSFSIILMQCTKTLHPPGGATALIVIIGTEKIKSLSYMYVLSPVLTGTLILFLVALVVNNMNKNRVYPSNGKYINSVKKRVLKIGS, via the coding sequence ATGATAAAGGAAAAAGTTAAAAGATCTATTAGGATAACAAAATATGTTGTCTATAAAGAAACTTCACTTAATTATAGAGAAGGTTTTTGGTCGTTTATAGGGGCTTTTTTTGGTATAGGACTAATTGCATTTATACAATCATTTTATTTATCAGATATAGAAAATGTTTTTTTAATTGGTTCTTTTGGAGCTTCCTGTGTTTTAATATATGGAGCAGAACAAAGTCCTTTGGCTCAACCTAGAAATTTAATAGGAGGTCATGTATTATCAGCAATTGTAGGGGTAACAGTCTATAATTTAGTGCCAAACATAATTTGGATTGCAGCACCATTAGCTGTTTCATTTTCAATTATTTTAATGCAATGCACAAAAACGTTGCATCCACCTGGTGGGGCTACAGCGTTAATAGTAATAATTGGTACGGAAAAAATTAAATCATTAAGTTATATGTATGTACTTTCACCAGTACTAACAGGAACTCTTATTTTATTTTTAGTTGCTCTTGTAGTAAATAATATGAATAAGAATAGAGTGTACCCTTCTAACGGAAAGTACATTAACAGTGTAAAAAAAAGAGTATTAAAAATTGGAAGTTAG
- the cobA gene encoding uroporphyrinogen-III C-methyltransferase, translating to MSFKTPKLTVVGAGPGDIDLITVKAIKVLKTADIVLYDALVNEELLAYINPEAEQIFVGKRRGCYKYQQEQINELIVEKAKASGHVVRLKGGDPFIFGRGAEEMEYAASFGLETAVVPGISSSIAVAAYQNIPLTKRGSAESFWVITGTTKDHKISNDIELAAKSNATIVVLMGMSKLPQIVKLFQAEGKNNLPVAIIQRGTTSREKIGIGTVDTIEKIVADNELKNPAIIVLGEVVKHRDLLNKVREKEVLKGAI from the coding sequence ATGAGTTTTAAAACACCAAAGTTAACCGTTGTAGGCGCAGGCCCTGGAGATATAGATTTAATTACAGTAAAAGCCATAAAGGTTTTAAAAACTGCTGATATAGTTTTATACGATGCTTTGGTAAATGAAGAACTATTAGCATATATAAACCCAGAAGCAGAACAAATTTTTGTAGGTAAGCGAAGAGGTTGCTATAAATATCAGCAAGAACAAATTAATGAATTGATTGTTGAAAAAGCAAAAGCAAGCGGACACGTGGTTCGTTTAAAAGGTGGCGATCCGTTTATTTTTGGACGAGGTGCAGAAGAAATGGAATATGCAGCTAGTTTTGGGTTAGAAACAGCGGTTGTTCCAGGAATTTCATCATCAATTGCAGTTGCGGCTTATCAAAATATACCTCTTACAAAACGTGGTAGTGCAGAAAGTTTTTGGGTAATTACAGGAACCACAAAAGATCATAAAATATCTAATGATATTGAGTTGGCTGCAAAGTCTAACGCAACTATAGTTGTTTTAATGGGGATGAGTAAATTGCCTCAAATTGTAAAATTATTTCAGGCAGAAGGTAAAAATAATTTACCAGTTGCAATTATTCAAAGAGGAACTACTTCTAGAGAAAAAATAGGAATAGGGACGGTTGATACTATAGAGAAAATTGTTGCTGATAATGAATTAAAAAACCCTGCAATTATTGTGTTGGGAGAAGTGGTAAAGCACAGAGACCTGTTAAATAAAGTCCGTGAAAAAGAAGTTTTAAAAGGGGCTATATAA
- a CDS encoding NAD(P)/FAD-dependent oxidoreductase, producing the protein MITTDILIIGAGPTGLFTVFEAGLLKLKCHLIDALPQPGGQCSEIYPKKPIYDIPAYPEILAGDLTHKLIEQTKQFEPGFTLGERAETIDKQEDGTFIVTTNKGTKHHAKIVAIAGGLGSFEPRKPLIPNIADFEDKGVEYIIKEPELYRDKKVVISGGGDSALDWAVFLTDVASEVTLIHRRNEFRGALDSVEKVQELKNLGKIRMITPAEVKGIIGTDKVTGVAVEKKGEDAFIIDTDHFIPLFGLSPKLGPIANWGLEIEKNAIKVNNALDYQTNIPGIYAIGDVNTYPGKLKLILCGFHEATLMCQSAYKRIFPNKKYVMKYTTVGGVDGFDGTRKEAPKAVVKAIE; encoded by the coding sequence ATGATTACAACAGATATACTAATTATTGGAGCAGGACCAACAGGCCTATTTACCGTTTTTGAAGCAGGTTTATTAAAACTAAAATGTCATTTAATTGATGCATTACCACAACCAGGTGGGCAATGTTCTGAAATTTATCCAAAGAAACCAATTTATGATATTCCTGCATATCCAGAAATTTTAGCAGGAGATTTAACACATAAGTTAATAGAACAAACAAAGCAATTTGAGCCTGGTTTTACTTTAGGAGAAAGAGCAGAAACTATTGACAAACAAGAAGACGGAACTTTTATTGTTACCACCAATAAAGGAACAAAACACCATGCTAAAATTGTTGCAATTGCGGGTGGTTTAGGTTCTTTTGAGCCAAGAAAACCATTAATACCTAATATTGCAGATTTTGAAGATAAAGGTGTAGAATATATTATTAAAGAACCAGAATTATACAGAGATAAAAAAGTGGTGATTTCTGGAGGTGGAGATTCTGCTTTAGATTGGGCTGTTTTCTTAACTGATGTAGCATCAGAAGTAACTTTAATTCACCGAAGAAACGAATTTAGAGGAGCTTTAGATTCTGTTGAAAAAGTACAAGAATTAAAGAATTTAGGAAAAATTAGAATGATAACTCCTGCAGAAGTAAAAGGAATTATTGGTACTGATAAAGTAACAGGTGTTGCTGTAGAGAAAAAAGGAGAAGATGCTTTTATTATAGATACAGATCATTTTATTCCTTTATTTGGATTGTCTCCTAAATTAGGTCCTATTGCAAATTGGGGATTAGAAATTGAGAAGAATGCAATTAAAGTAAACAATGCATTAGATTATCAAACAAATATTCCAGGAATTTACGCTATTGGAGATGTAAACACCTATCCAGGAAAATTAAAGTTGATTTTATGTGGTTTCCATGAAGCAACATTAATGTGTCAAAGTGCTTACAAACGTATTTTTCCAAATAAAAAGTATGTAATGAAATATACAACAGTTGGTGGTGTAGATGGTTTTGATGGAACAAGAAAAGAAGCGCCAAAAGCAGTTGTAAAAGCTATAGAGTAA
- a CDS encoding precorrin-2 dehydrogenase/sirohydrochlorin ferrochelatase family protein, translating into MERNNLYPIFLKTKNLQVLIIGGGFVAEEKLNFLLKSSPDANVTMVSPMFREGTKILAAKGNVKFINEKYHKRYLKGKHIVVATTEFPKVNEKVYKHCRERSILVNVADNPPYCDFYMGGIVTKGNVKVAISTNGKSPTTAKRLRQFFEDVLPENVDDLVKNLNEFRKTIKGDFEQKVETLNEFTKGLIEKKES; encoded by the coding sequence ATAGAAAGAAATAATTTATATCCTATTTTTTTAAAAACAAAAAACCTTCAAGTTTTAATTATTGGAGGAGGTTTTGTGGCAGAAGAAAAATTAAATTTCTTGTTAAAATCGAGTCCAGATGCAAATGTAACGATGGTTTCGCCTATGTTTAGAGAAGGAACCAAAATATTAGCAGCAAAAGGAAACGTAAAATTTATCAACGAAAAATATCATAAACGTTACTTAAAAGGTAAACATATTGTTGTAGCAACAACAGAGTTTCCTAAAGTAAATGAAAAGGTTTATAAACATTGTAGAGAGCGAAGTATTTTGGTAAATGTTGCAGATAACCCACCATATTGCGATTTTTATATGGGTGGAATTGTAACCAAAGGAAATGTAAAAGTAGCCATTTCTACCAACGGAAAATCGCCAACAACAGCCAAAAGGTTGCGTCAGTTTTTTGAGGATGTACTTCCTGAAAATGTAGACGATTTGGTAAAGAATTTAAACGAATTTAGAAAAACAATAAAAGGAGATTTCGAACAAAAAGTGGAAACACTAAACGAATTTACCAAAGGATTAATAGAGAAAAAAGAATCTTAA
- the cysD gene encoding sulfate adenylyltransferase subunit CysD: MSQETIQVDALESEAIFIFREVVAQFEKPVLLFSGGKDSITLVRLAQKAFYPAKIPFPLMHIDTGHNFPETIEFRDRLAKELGVELIVRNVQDNIDSGRVKEETGRYASRNMLQTETLLDAIEEFGFDACIGGARRDEEKARAKERIFSVRDDFGQWDEKNQRPEVFDMLNGRIDLGQNVRVFPISNWTELDVWSYIEQENIEIPSIYFAHKRKIFVRDGMIWSADDEVVFRDKEEVVEERMVRFRTVGDMSCTAAVLSDAVDIAKVVEEIRDSSISERGARIDDKRSEAAMEKRKQQGYF; this comes from the coding sequence ATGAGTCAAGAAACAATACAAGTAGATGCTTTAGAAAGTGAAGCAATTTTTATTTTTAGAGAAGTAGTAGCACAGTTTGAAAAACCTGTTCTATTATTTTCTGGAGGAAAAGACAGTATAACTTTAGTACGTTTAGCACAAAAAGCATTTTATCCTGCAAAAATTCCTTTCCCTTTAATGCATATTGATACAGGTCATAACTTTCCTGAAACAATTGAATTTAGAGATCGTTTAGCAAAAGAATTAGGTGTTGAGTTAATTGTAAGAAATGTACAAGACAATATAGATTCTGGTAGAGTAAAAGAAGAAACGGGTAGATATGCAAGTAGAAATATGTTGCAAACAGAAACGTTGTTAGACGCTATAGAAGAGTTTGGTTTTGATGCATGTATTGGAGGAGCAAGAAGAGATGAAGAAAAAGCAAGAGCAAAAGAAAGAATCTTTTCTGTAAGAGATGATTTTGGTCAGTGGGATGAAAAAAACCAACGTCCAGAGGTTTTCGATATGTTAAATGGTCGCATAGATTTAGGTCAGAATGTACGTGTTTTTCCAATTTCTAATTGGACCGAATTAGACGTTTGGTCTTATATAGAACAAGAAAATATCGAAATTCCATCAATCTATTTTGCACACAAAAGAAAAATCTTTGTAAGAGACGGAATGATCTGGTCTGCAGATGATGAAGTTGTTTTTAGAGATAAAGAAGAAGTAGTAGAAGAAAGAATGGTTCGTTTTAGAACCGTTGGAGATATGAGTTGTACAGCAGCAGTTTTATCCGACGCAGTCGATATTGCAAAAGTTGTAGAAGAAATTAGAGATTCTTCAATTTCAGAAAGAGGCGCAAGAATAGATGATAAACGTTCTGAAGCAGCAATGGAAAAAAGAAAACAACAAGGGTATTTCTAA
- a CDS encoding phosphoadenosine phosphosulfate reductase domain-containing protein codes for MNLDLDKINKDLKGKSPAEIISWAISFAKNPVITTNFRPYEVAILKAVTDVQKDIKVIWCDTGYNTVQTYKHAEDIIEKLNLNIHLYTPKQTASHRNVVLGVPSVEDPKHVLFTEQVKLEPFSRAMKEHQPDVWFTNLRKGQTAFRNSIDIVSQSKDGVVKVSPFYNFTDEELDAYLVERNLPNEFTYFDPTKVESNRECGLHI; via the coding sequence ATGAACCTAGATTTAGATAAAATAAATAAAGACCTTAAAGGTAAAAGTCCAGCAGAAATTATTTCTTGGGCTATTTCTTTTGCTAAAAATCCTGTAATAACAACAAACTTTAGACCTTATGAAGTTGCTATTTTAAAAGCTGTTACAGATGTACAAAAAGACATTAAGGTAATTTGGTGCGACACCGGTTACAATACTGTGCAAACGTATAAGCATGCAGAAGATATTATAGAAAAACTGAATTTAAACATTCATTTATACACGCCAAAACAAACAGCTTCTCATAGAAACGTTGTTTTAGGAGTTCCTTCGGTAGAAGACCCAAAACATGTGCTGTTTACAGAGCAGGTTAAATTAGAACCATTTTCTAGAGCAATGAAAGAGCATCAACCAGATGTGTGGTTTACAAATTTAAGAAAAGGTCAAACTGCATTTAGAAACAGTATAGATATTGTTTCTCAAAGTAAAGATGGAGTAGTAAAAGTAAGTCCATTTTATAATTTTACAGATGAAGAATTAGACGCTTATTTAGTAGAGAGAAATTTACCAAATGAGTTTACATATTTCGATCCAACAAAAGTAGAAAGTAACCGAGAATGTGGTTTACATATCTAA
- a CDS encoding RrF2 family transcriptional regulator has protein sequence MLSKKTKYGIKALTYLARQENKAPVAIATISQSENISLKFLESILLTLRKNGLLASKKGKGGGYYLLKEPNEIQMTTVMRILDGPISMIPCVSLNFYEKCADCPDENACAVHKLMAQVRDSSLQIFKNTTLADLCSC, from the coding sequence ATGCTATCAAAAAAGACAAAATACGGAATTAAAGCACTTACCTATTTGGCAAGACAGGAAAATAAAGCTCCTGTTGCTATTGCTACCATATCTCAAAGTGAAAATATTTCTTTAAAATTTTTAGAAAGTATTTTGTTAACGCTTCGTAAAAACGGATTGTTAGCTTCTAAAAAAGGAAAAGGTGGTGGTTACTATCTTTTAAAAGAGCCCAATGAAATTCAAATGACAACAGTTATGAGAATTTTAGACGGTCCTATTTCTATGATTCCTTGTGTGAGTCTTAATTTTTATGAAAAATGTGCCGATTGCCCTGATGAAAACGCCTGTGCAGTGCATAAGTTAATGGCTCAGGTTAGAGATAGTTCTTTGCAGATCTTTAAAAATACTACTTTGGCAGATTTATGTAGCTGCTAA
- a CDS encoding sulfate adenylyltransferase subunit 1, producing MKVLKIATAGSVDDGKSTLIGRILYDTKSLTDDKLEAIEEKSRQRGFDYLDFSLATDGLVAEREQGITIDVAHIYFSTPSKSFIIADTPGHIEYTRNMVTGASTAQASIVLIDARNGVIEQTYRHFFINNLLRIKDVVIAINKMDLVDFSEEKYNTIKSEIEYLASKSEYKGQNLTFIPMSALQGDNVVHKSENTPWYKGETLMHHLEKLDTEDIADDSQVRFPVQTVIRPKTEEYHDFRGYAGKIYGGDLSVGDEIAVLPSQTKSKIKSINFFDKEFNTAKRGSSVTITLEDNVNVSRGDMLVKVNEEPTIAKQLDATICWMDKEPLQASQKYYIKHGVNDAQAKITQLSSIIKTDFSGIEENPSELVLNQIGDIQLKLSKPLLFDSYKNNKSNGSFILIDPKTNNTVGVGFIK from the coding sequence ATGAAAGTACTAAAAATAGCAACAGCAGGAAGTGTAGATGATGGTAAGAGTACCTTAATTGGTCGTATTTTATACGATACAAAATCATTGACTGACGATAAATTAGAAGCAATAGAAGAAAAAAGTAGACAACGTGGTTTTGACTATTTAGATTTTTCTTTAGCAACAGATGGTTTGGTTGCAGAACGTGAACAAGGAATTACAATTGATGTTGCACATATCTATTTTTCTACACCATCAAAAAGTTTCATAATTGCAGATACTCCAGGTCATATAGAGTATACAAGAAACATGGTTACGGGTGCTTCTACAGCACAAGCTTCTATTGTTTTAATTGATGCAAGAAACGGAGTTATAGAACAAACTTACAGACACTTTTTTATCAATAATTTATTGAGAATTAAAGACGTTGTAATTGCAATAAATAAAATGGATTTAGTTGATTTTTCTGAAGAGAAATACAATACCATTAAAAGCGAAATAGAATATTTAGCAAGTAAAAGTGAGTATAAAGGTCAGAATTTAACGTTTATTCCAATGTCTGCTTTACAAGGAGATAATGTGGTACATAAATCAGAAAATACGCCTTGGTATAAAGGTGAAACTTTAATGCATCATTTAGAAAAATTAGATACAGAAGATATTGCAGATGATTCTCAAGTTCGTTTTCCTGTGCAAACAGTTATCAGACCTAAAACGGAAGAATATCACGATTTTAGAGGGTATGCTGGTAAAATTTACGGAGGAGATTTATCTGTTGGAGATGAAATTGCGGTTTTACCTTCTCAAACAAAATCTAAGATTAAGAGTATTAATTTCTTCGATAAAGAATTTAATACTGCAAAAAGAGGAAGTTCTGTTACCATTACTTTAGAAGATAATGTAAATGTAAGTAGAGGAGATATGTTGGTAAAAGTAAATGAAGAGCCAACAATTGCAAAACAATTAGATGCAACTATTTGTTGGATGGATAAAGAGCCTTTACAAGCGTCTCAAAAATATTATATAAAGCATGGTGTAAATGATGCGCAAGCAAAAATCACCCAGTTGTCTAGTATTATAAAAACTGATTTTTCTGGTATTGAAGAAAATCCATCAGAATTGGTGTTAAATCAAATTGGAGATATTCAATTAAAATTGAGTAAACCATTGTTGTTTGATTCTTATAAAAATAATAAATCCAATGGATCTTTTATTTTAATCGACCCCAAAACAAACAATACAGTAGGAGTAGGTTTTATCAAGTAA
- the epsC gene encoding serine O-acetyltransferase EpsC: MKQTKEKIVFKDYSMCLRDAVETFTKDIINNLFDANHLAEKGTQTKNRFLKILERLSIENGEDIWVAFEDSFIEIRQRLDLDAIAAEKNDPAAKSLEEVYLAYPGFYAIAVHRLSHQLLKQEVPVLPRMMSEFAHSTTGTDIHPGAEIGDSFFIDHATGIVIGETTQIKDNVQIFQGVTLGGIQVKKSLASTKRHPTIESGVVIYANATILGGDVVIGRNSVIGANVCITESVVENSVVTVESENNIFQKRN; encoded by the coding sequence ATGAAGCAAACAAAAGAAAAAATTGTGTTTAAAGATTACAGCATGTGTTTAAGAGATGCTGTAGAAACGTTTACCAAAGATATTATCAATAATTTATTTGATGCAAATCATTTGGCGGAAAAAGGTACACAAACAAAAAACAGATTCCTAAAAATCTTAGAGCGATTATCCATTGAAAATGGAGAAGATATTTGGGTTGCTTTCGAAGATTCTTTTATTGAAATTAGACAACGATTAGATTTGGATGCTATTGCTGCAGAAAAAAATGATCCTGCCGCAAAAAGTTTAGAAGAAGTTTATTTAGCGTATCCAGGTTTTTATGCCATTGCAGTGCATCGTTTAAGTCACCAATTATTAAAACAAGAAGTACCGGTATTACCAAGAATGATGAGTGAGTTTGCTCATAGTACAACTGGTACAGATATTCATCCAGGAGCAGAAATAGGAGATTCATTCTTTATAGACCACGCAACGGGTATTGTTATTGGAGAAACAACTCAGATTAAAGATAATGTTCAAATTTTTCAAGGAGTAACTTTAGGTGGAATCCAGGTGAAGAAAAGTTTAGCATCAACAAAAAGACACCCAACCATAGAAAGTGGTGTTGTTATTTATGCAAATGCAACTATTTTGGGAGGAGATGTTGTTATTGGAAGAAACTCTGTTATAGGCGCAAATGTTTGCATTACAGAATCGGTTGTAGAAAATTCAGTAGTTACAGTAGAATCGGAAAATAATATTTTTCAAAAAAGAAATTAA